A window of Chryseobacterium aquaeductus genomic DNA:
TTTGAAAATTTTGATTTCTCTACTAATTTACTCATTTTCAAATTAGCAAATTTTCAAATTTTTAGTGGCATTTAAAATAATCAAAAGGCTCTAAACAGTCTAAACATTGGTAAGAAGCTTTACATAAAGTTGACCCAAATCTGCTGATCTGTTTTGAATTCATCGAGCCGCAACGCGGACATTTTTTCGGTTTTCCGATATGGTTTTCATCTGCGCCTTTTTCTGGAGGTGAAATTCCGTACACACGGAGTTTTTCTCTCGCTTCGTCCGTCAACCAATCTGTTGTCCAGATCGGAAACATTTTGGTAACGACTTTAGCATCCCAACCGTTTTCTTTCATGATCTTGATGATGTCTTCCTCAATGGTGAACATAGCGGGACAGGCAGAATAAGTCGGCGTAATCGTTATTTCACAAGAATTCTCGCTCGTAACTTTGGCTTCTCTTACAATGCCTAATTCCACGATATTAATTACCGGAATTTCCGGATCGGGAACTTGACTTAATATGTTTAATAAATTATTCAAACTTTTCTATAAAATATATTGAATTGTTGCCTAATATTAGACTATCCTTACGTTTGGGGTCTTTTGCACTAACAATTTCGCTGAAATATCCTGAAATATGATCTCCTTTTTTGAAACCATATTTAATATCTGCAAAATATTTTCCTTCTTTAACATTTTTATAGACAACAGAATCTGTTTTAATTTCTTTTCTATCTCTATAAATTGTATAAATGACTTTAGCTTCTTTATAAATTTCATTTTTTATCTCAGGAGAGAAAAATTTGTACAATAATCGTTTGTGTGTTTTATTTTCTACTAA
This region includes:
- the paaD gene encoding 1,2-phenylacetyl-CoA epoxidase subunit PaaD, whose amino-acid sequence is MNNLLNILSQVPDPEIPVINIVELGIVREAKVTSENSCEITITPTYSACPAMFTIEEDIIKIMKENGWDAKVVTKMFPIWTTDWLTDEAREKLRVYGISPPEKGADENHIGKPKKCPRCGSMNSKQISRFGSTLCKASYQCLDCLEPFDYFKCH